The DNA segment TCCTAAAGAGGGAAATGCCTTTATTGATGAGGCAAAAAAACTAGCAGAGACTTTTTTTCTAAACGAGAAAAATACAAAATCAAATGATTCCGCACTCACTAAATCACAATTGTCTTTGGATAAAGATTCGAATTTGGTTCTTTTCCCAAAGGCTGAGAAAAAATCTTTAGAGAATCAAAAAAGAAATGAAAAACCAGATTCCTTAGGTTTGAAAAAAGAATCCATCCATTCGGGTTCCGTTGTTTCTGATTTGGTATTTGCTAAGGGCAAAGAAATAAAAGTAGAAGGAACATCCGTTCCAAATGAACATTCTGTTCGAAAAACCGATGGAAAATTAAAATCAAACAAACAATCAAAAAACGGAGACACTGTGGATGTTTCTTCGGAACAAGAAAAATCAAATCAAAGTTTAAACTCTGATAAGATGATTCGTTCTCTTGGAATCAAAGATAAAGAATTTCAAAAACAAGATTCTAAAACTCACACTTCATCGGAAAAACAAAAACAAACGGAAGTTTCTTTTATCTCTAATATTCAAAATTCCTCTTCCGCAAAATCGGGAGAAGAGGGTGGTCGTTCTTCTGAGGAAAGAGGAACAAAACAAGGATTTCAATTTTCTTCTTTAGAAACAAAATCAATGCAGAAAGCAGAAGAGATTCGTTCGGTAGAAAAACAGGCAAAACCAAAAGAAACAGTTCTCAAACAAAACATTGATGCACTGATCAAACAAGCTCGTTTTGATATTGTGCAAAATGGAAAGTCCAGTGCTGAAATCGTAATGAATCCAAAAGAATATGGAAGGTTGACTTTAAAAGTCACTGTGGATGGTGAGAAAGTGGAAGGTCGTATTCTTGTCGAATCAGAAGAACTACAAAAGTCCCTTCAAAACGAAATCCAAACCATCAAAGAAAACCTAAAAGAATCTGGTCTCGACTTACAAGCGCTCATCATTGATTTATGGGATGATGGAAGTGGACTTACAGATCGAAAAGAACAAAATGAACTCTACCAAACCATGGTGGAAGCAGCCAGGTTTCGGAATGCAGAAAATAGTTTAGGTTTAGAAGAATCTTCAGATCTACTTGCTCCGCCAAGTTTGGAAGAAACCAAGGCATTGGAATTTTTCGCATAAACACCAATCAATATAGAAAAAATAGAGGATCCCATGCCAGACGGAATGCAAGATATATCAACACAAAATTCAGCTAGAACCAAATACTTTGAAGGGGATAGAACCTTCAATATCCGTAAACATTTGGATCAATTAGAAAAAGAAGAAACAAGTGGTCTGAAAGGAATCGAAATTCGTGAGAAACAAAAAGAACTAGGAAAGGATGATTTTTTAAAACTCCTTCTCACGCAACTCTCTCACCAAGATCCAACAAACCCAGTACAAGACAAAGACTTCATCGCACAAATGGCACAGTTCTCATCTCTCGAGCAGATGAAAAACATTTCGTCTGGAATTGCCAGAATGGAATCTAAACAAAGTTATTCGGTAGTTGGTAAAATCGTTTCAGGCCCAGATTTAGTTACGGGAGAAGATGTCACAGGACTTGCTGGTGCCATTCTTTTTGATAATGAAGGAAAAACTTACGTTCGTGTGAATGGAAGGATGCTTGATGTGGCCAAAATCAATTTGATTTCTGATCCATCCCTTCTGAAAGCTGAACCAGAATTCCAACGTCCACAGAACGCGACAAACGTTCCGAATAATACATTAAAAAAACAAGAAGCTTATCAGGATTAATTCAAAAAGGTCGATAAAAAAAGAGAGGATATAACGTTATGATGAGATCACTTTACTCCGGAGTTTCCGGATTGAAAAACCACCAAGTAAGAATGGATGTTATTGGTAACAACATCTCCAACGTGAACACACACGGTTTTAAAACGGAGCGAGTTACCTTCCAAGATATGATCTCGCAAGAGTTACAAGGTGCGTCAGAACCAAACGAAAGGATCGGGGGAACTAACCCGAAACAAGTGGGTCTTGGTTCTCTCATTGCTGCTATCGATAAAATTATGACCCAAGGTGCTTTGCAAACCACAGGAAAGAATACCGACGTTGCGGTATCTGGTGAAGGTTTCTTTGTTGTGAAAGATGGAGACAAACAATTTTACACTCGTGCCGGTGCCTTTAACGTAGATAAAAACGGATTTTATGTAAACCCTGCTAATGGTTTGAAAGTCCAAGGTTGGAATTCTCGTTTGGATGATAGTGGAAATAAATACATCAACTCCGCTGGATCTTTGGAAGACATCATGATTCCTCTTTACTCCAAAGAACCTGCTCGTGCGACTCAGAACGTAGATTTTCAATCCAACCTCAATGCTAGTGTTGCTGCAGTTCCTTCAGATGCAACAGAAGAAGACATCCAACGTTATATCAATGATCCAGATCCACGCCAAAGAAGAGGCCATGTAACATCCATTAATGTTTATGATGAACTTGGGAACACTCGCCAAATGGGTGTTGAGTTTTACAAAATGAGAGAGAACGTATGGAAAATGCGTTTCAAATTGGAAGATGCCAGCCAAGTTTCCGTGGATGTAAGCGGAACCGGTGGGGAAAACACAAAAGTTTCTGGTAACCAAGAACTTGAAGTTTCCTTCACACCAGATGGAAAAATCATCTCTGTCTCTGATGGAGTAGATTCCCAAACCACTGGAAAACTAAAGGCGGATATTTCTTTCCGGATTCCTGGAAATCCAACAGCTCAAAAATTCAGTTTGAATTTGGGAGAAGCGGGTCTTGTGGGTGGAATCACTCAGTTCTCTTCTGATTTTACAACGAAAGCTGTAAAACAAGACGGATACCCAATGGGATATATGGAGTCTTTCTCTATTGATAATACAGGGACTGTGACAGGAGTTTTTTCCAATGGAGTGCGCCAGCCACTTGCAAGGATTGCTCTTGCTAACTTTACAAACCCAGCAGGTCTCAATAAAGAAGGGGATACAATGTATAGTTACTCTTTGAACTCAGGCGATGCAAACATCGGGGAAGCAGGAAGCCAAGGACGCGGAAAAATCAACGCAGGCCTTCTTGAGATGTCAAATGTGGATCTTTCTGACCAGTTTACTGATATGATCGTAACCCAAAGGGGATTCCAAGCCAACTCACGAACCATTGTGACATCTGACCAGATGATCCAGGAAGTTCTTGGTCTCAAACGATAAGATCCATTCTCTAACGGGGGAAACCCCGTTTTTTCCTTGAGTTCTGCAAAATTCTAAGAAAAATAGGTCAAACCAAACTTTTTAGAATTAACGAAACTTGTCCCGCTTTCAAAAAAATACCCTCCTTACCTTTTCTCTTCTGGCGTTTGTCGCCTACGCTCCGTTATACTATTCGATTCGTAATGCGATCAAAAAAGAAACCTTGCTGGTGACTTATGATTCCCCCGAAACAGTTTCCTATTTTAGTTTAG comes from the Leptospira bourretii genome and includes:
- a CDS encoding flagellar hook-length control protein FliK encodes the protein MNVKAPNQNVIPFPQVEGKASRPAGFENHQMAVRESFGEILEREFQVFSEKKTPGSEYKTIGREKEETSGPEEIHKPEDATKQELNSISESQKDKSISKETTSQEESEESTEEEDLDRDALEYSLGLVATHADWDRSMVSANQLNEMTVKEKTVLLSLQKSAEKSTAYSPKEGNAFIDEAKKLAETFFLNEKNTKSNDSALTKSQLSLDKDSNLVLFPKAEKKSLENQKRNEKPDSLGLKKESIHSGSVVSDLVFAKGKEIKVEGTSVPNEHSVRKTDGKLKSNKQSKNGDTVDVSSEQEKSNQSLNSDKMIRSLGIKDKEFQKQDSKTHTSSEKQKQTEVSFISNIQNSSSAKSGEEGGRSSEERGTKQGFQFSSLETKSMQKAEEIRSVEKQAKPKETVLKQNIDALIKQARFDIVQNGKSSAEIVMNPKEYGRLTLKVTVDGEKVEGRILVESEELQKSLQNEIQTIKENLKESGLDLQALIIDLWDDGSGLTDRKEQNELYQTMVEAARFRNAENSLGLEESSDLLAPPSLEETKALEFFA
- the flgE gene encoding flagellar hook protein FlgE, encoding MMRSLYSGVSGLKNHQVRMDVIGNNISNVNTHGFKTERVTFQDMISQELQGASEPNERIGGTNPKQVGLGSLIAAIDKIMTQGALQTTGKNTDVAVSGEGFFVVKDGDKQFYTRAGAFNVDKNGFYVNPANGLKVQGWNSRLDDSGNKYINSAGSLEDIMIPLYSKEPARATQNVDFQSNLNASVAAVPSDATEEDIQRYINDPDPRQRRGHVTSINVYDELGNTRQMGVEFYKMRENVWKMRFKLEDASQVSVDVSGTGGENTKVSGNQELEVSFTPDGKIISVSDGVDSQTTGKLKADISFRIPGNPTAQKFSLNLGEAGLVGGITQFSSDFTTKAVKQDGYPMGYMESFSIDNTGTVTGVFSNGVRQPLARIALANFTNPAGLNKEGDTMYSYSLNSGDANIGEAGSQGRGKINAGLLEMSNVDLSDQFTDMIVTQRGFQANSRTIVTSDQMIQEVLGLKR